A single Tuberibacillus sp. Marseille-P3662 DNA region contains:
- the smc gene encoding chromosome segregation protein SMC, whose product MFLKQLEVVGFKSFANKINVEFVPGVTSVVGPNGSGKSNIADAVRWVLGEQSAKSLRGAKMEDIIFAGSDAKQPLNMAEVTLILDNSDQYLAYDFNEVSVTRRVFRSGDSEYLLNNQKCRLKDIVDLFMDSGLGREAYSIIGQGKIDEILNSKPEDKRKIFEEAAGVLKYKHRKQDAEKKLNESQDNLDRIEDIIFELENQVGPLEEQASVAKDYLHKKESLEKTEVALYAYDIEIKHKEWQERADKIEQLKTKESEQTSAIQERQANNDEKRTTVQALDESIGDLQESLLLASQMVEKYEGQKNVLEERAKHAQENAHELDDRIKKLTDQQKTCQLDVEQEAANYKQQKQTLDDLNDQLQQRQDQLDHFKESIENEIEQLKADYIELLNDQASSRNEIRYLNEQKQQMTERAKRLGDEDQGVSHQHEQLDQQRRGLNDQLQSITDQEQTESEAYRSNQAKLDEAKRQYQKRKDALTNIDQYLRQAQSKKDMLEDMNDDYSGYFHGVKKVLQSHQQLNGIHGAVAELVRVDKTHEKAIETALGGAAQNIIVDQENDAREAIRFLKHNGAGRATFLPLSVIKPRFVARHDLNKMSQHSVFVGTADQLVNCKEEHQHVIRHLLGNVIIAEHLKGANALAKVIQHKHRIVTLEGDIVNPGGSMSGGSQKNNKVSLIGRQRDIEKLTEQIEEMEQQKQTLSDQVTKLNDQIKQLQPVVQEKHQVLSKLGEQKQSLVDQLRDVDYEIKSMTDKGDLIKRERETFTSEIQAIDNKLKQLHDKQTTLKDQDHQLNRRIEELEEQKKNEEATKERLQNEWHDLKVKKARQQEVVTNLKDRLDERQADLQSITQQLDTANQAIQEVGSHLDHQQYDQQTLDENIQQCRQDKEAITHWIEERREKRQQIYQQLEAAEQELKEEQRLLKETTETLKREELAHERVDVALDNLLNGLRENYELSFEAAKERYTLPDDIEAARQEVKLLKRSIDELGTVNLASIDEYERVSERLTFLQEQKNDLIEAKQTLLDVISEMDEEVRSRFEYTFYSVQDQFKVIFQQLFGGGRADLALTDEHDLLNSGVDILAQPPGKKLQHLSLLSGGERALTAIALLFSILRVRPVPFCVLDEVEAALDEANVDRYAEFLKTFSQGTQFIVITHRKGTMEQSDVLYGVTMQESGVSKLVSVRLEETKELIEAT is encoded by the coding sequence ATGTTCCTCAAACAACTGGAAGTTGTTGGATTTAAATCCTTCGCTAATAAAATAAATGTTGAGTTCGTTCCCGGTGTCACCTCGGTGGTAGGACCTAATGGAAGCGGGAAGAGCAACATTGCCGATGCGGTTCGGTGGGTGCTAGGTGAGCAATCTGCTAAATCGTTACGCGGAGCAAAGATGGAAGATATTATTTTTGCCGGGAGTGACGCGAAGCAGCCTTTAAATATGGCTGAAGTCACCCTCATTTTAGATAATTCGGATCAATACCTGGCTTATGACTTTAATGAGGTCAGTGTCACGCGCCGAGTGTTCCGTTCAGGAGATAGCGAGTATTTACTGAATAATCAAAAATGTCGCTTGAAGGATATTGTTGATTTATTTATGGATTCAGGTCTTGGACGCGAAGCTTATTCGATTATTGGTCAAGGTAAAATTGATGAAATTTTAAATAGTAAGCCTGAAGATAAACGAAAAATCTTTGAAGAAGCAGCAGGCGTTTTAAAATATAAACACCGAAAGCAAGACGCTGAAAAAAAATTAAATGAATCTCAAGATAATCTTGACCGCATTGAAGATATTATCTTTGAATTGGAGAATCAAGTGGGGCCGCTGGAAGAACAAGCCTCAGTCGCTAAGGATTATTTACATAAAAAGGAGTCGTTAGAAAAGACAGAGGTTGCATTATACGCTTATGATATTGAAATCAAACATAAGGAATGGCAGGAACGCGCCGATAAGATTGAACAACTCAAGACCAAAGAATCTGAGCAGACGTCAGCCATTCAAGAACGGCAAGCAAATAATGACGAAAAACGGACCACTGTTCAAGCCTTAGATGAATCGATTGGAGACTTACAAGAATCTTTATTGTTAGCAAGTCAAATGGTGGAAAAGTATGAAGGGCAAAAAAATGTCCTTGAAGAACGAGCGAAGCATGCTCAAGAAAATGCTCATGAGCTTGATGATCGAATTAAGAAGCTCACCGATCAGCAGAAAACATGCCAGCTCGATGTCGAGCAAGAAGCAGCCAATTACAAGCAACAAAAGCAGACGCTTGATGATCTCAATGACCAGCTCCAACAACGCCAGGATCAGTTGGACCATTTCAAGGAATCAATTGAAAATGAAATCGAGCAACTCAAGGCGGATTATATTGAATTATTGAATGATCAGGCTTCAAGCCGAAATGAAATCCGGTATTTGAACGAGCAGAAGCAGCAAATGACAGAACGAGCTAAGCGCCTTGGTGATGAAGATCAAGGTGTCAGCCACCAACATGAGCAGTTGGACCAACAAAGACGGGGTCTCAATGACCAGTTACAGTCCATAACGGATCAAGAACAAACGGAATCTGAAGCGTACCGTTCCAATCAAGCAAAATTAGATGAAGCAAAGCGACAATATCAAAAACGGAAAGATGCTTTGACGAATATTGATCAATACCTACGTCAAGCACAGTCTAAAAAAGACATGCTTGAAGATATGAATGATGATTATTCTGGTTATTTTCATGGCGTCAAAAAAGTGCTGCAATCGCATCAACAATTAAATGGGATTCACGGTGCTGTTGCTGAACTTGTGCGGGTGGATAAGACTCATGAAAAGGCGATTGAGACGGCGCTTGGTGGTGCGGCCCAGAACATTATTGTTGATCAAGAAAATGATGCTCGTGAAGCCATCCGATTTTTGAAACATAATGGGGCGGGGCGTGCTACATTTTTACCGTTATCAGTCATCAAACCTCGGTTCGTTGCCCGTCATGATCTCAATAAAATGAGTCAACATTCCGTATTTGTTGGCACGGCAGATCAACTCGTCAATTGTAAGGAGGAACATCAGCATGTGATCCGTCATTTGCTCGGAAATGTCATCATCGCCGAACATTTGAAGGGGGCTAATGCACTGGCTAAAGTCATCCAGCACAAGCACCGGATTGTCACGCTAGAAGGTGACATCGTTAACCCCGGTGGTTCAATGTCCGGTGGCAGTCAAAAGAATAACAAAGTTAGTCTCATTGGTCGGCAAAGAGATATTGAGAAACTAACGGAACAAATTGAAGAAATGGAACAGCAAAAACAAACATTGAGTGACCAAGTCACAAAATTGAACGATCAAATCAAACAGCTACAGCCTGTTGTTCAAGAGAAACACCAAGTCCTCTCGAAGCTTGGGGAACAAAAGCAATCGCTTGTTGATCAATTGCGTGATGTGGACTATGAAATCAAATCAATGACAGATAAAGGCGACCTCATCAAACGGGAACGGGAAACATTCACAAGTGAGATCCAAGCCATTGATAACAAATTGAAACAACTCCACGACAAGCAAACGACGCTGAAAGACCAAGATCACCAATTAAATCGGCGGATCGAAGAGCTTGAAGAACAGAAGAAAAACGAGGAAGCTACCAAGGAGCGTCTACAAAATGAATGGCATGACCTTAAGGTTAAAAAAGCAAGACAACAAGAGGTTGTGACCAACTTAAAAGATCGTCTTGATGAACGGCAAGCGGATCTACAATCGATCACACAGCAATTAGATACAGCCAACCAAGCGATTCAAGAAGTGGGCAGTCATTTGGATCATCAGCAATATGATCAGCAGACATTGGATGAGAACATCCAGCAATGTCGCCAGGATAAAGAAGCGATTACCCATTGGATTGAGGAGCGCCGCGAGAAACGCCAGCAAATCTATCAACAATTAGAAGCCGCTGAGCAGGAATTGAAAGAGGAGCAACGTCTATTAAAAGAAACAACGGAAACACTAAAGAGGGAAGAATTAGCCCATGAACGCGTCGATGTCGCCTTGGATAATTTACTGAACGGACTTAGGGAAAATTATGAGTTAAGTTTTGAAGCGGCTAAAGAACGCTATACACTCCCGGATGATATTGAAGCGGCCCGGCAGGAAGTGAAATTATTAAAACGATCCATCGATGAACTGGGAACGGTTAATCTTGCTTCCATTGATGAATATGAGCGTGTATCCGAACGGCTGACGTTTTTACAAGAACAAAAGAATGATTTAATTGAAGCCAAGCAAACACTGTTGGATGTCATTTCCGAAATGGACGAGGAAGTTCGAAGCCGGTTTGAATATACATTTTATAGCGTACAAGATCAGTTTAAAGTGATCTTTCAGCAACTATTCGGAGGCGGTCGCGCTGATTTAGCCCTTACCGATGAACATGATTTGCTTAATAGCGGTGTTGATATCCTTGCACAACCGCCAGGGAAAAAGCTTCAGCATCTATCATTATTATCAGGCGGCGAACGGGCACTCACCGCAATTGCCCTATTATTTTCGATCCTAAGAGTTCGTCCAGTTCCTTTCTGTGTCCTTGATGAGGTGGAAGCGGCTTTGGATGAAGCCAATGTTGATCGGTACGCTGAGTTTTTAAAAACATTTAGTCAAGGCACGCAATTTATCGTCATTACACACAGAAAAGGAACTATGGAACAATCCGATGTCCTTTATGGTGTCACCATGCAGGAATCCGGTGTATCCAAACTTGTATCGGTTCGATTGGAAGAAACAAAAGAACTTATCGAAGCAACATAA
- a CDS encoding DUF1128 domain-containing protein — protein sequence MDLTIKNNENIEYMLSEIKKKLQLVNPELIQPEAYSTSQYDDLFDLYQMISKKDQISVNEMQGIMDELRSLRNNN from the coding sequence ATGGATTTAACCATCAAAAACAATGAAAATATTGAGTATATGCTGTCTGAGATTAAGAAAAAACTACAGCTAGTTAATCCGGAACTTATTCAACCAGAGGCCTACTCAACGAGCCAATATGATGACTTATTTGATTTGTATCAAATGATTAGTAAGAAAGATCAGATTAGTGTTAATGAAATGCAAGGGATTATGGATGAATTACGCTCGCTGAGGAATAACAACTAA
- a CDS encoding putative DNA-binding protein — protein sequence MLEKTMRVNALYDFYQSLLTPKQQRYMNLYYIDDYSLGEIAETFDVSRQAVYDNLRRTEAMLEDFEVKLALYNKYMERTKIIGELRTILSQEDHVRSTAIQHKIAELENLD from the coding sequence ATGTTAGAAAAGACCATGCGGGTCAATGCTTTGTACGACTTTTATCAATCATTGTTAACCCCCAAACAACAACGTTATATGAATTTATATTACATTGATGATTACTCACTTGGCGAGATAGCTGAGACTTTCGATGTAAGCCGTCAAGCTGTCTATGATAACCTGCGGCGCACAGAAGCCATGCTTGAAGATTTTGAGGTAAAGCTCGCTCTTTACAATAAATACATGGAGCGAACGAAAATCATCGGGGAACTGCGAACCATACTGTCGCAGGAAGATCATGTGAGGTCCACGGCCATTCAGCACAAAATCGCTGAATTGGAGAATCTTGATTAG
- the ftsY gene encoding signal recognition particle-docking protein FtsY, translating into MSFIKKLKEKMTSQKNSVTEKFKGGLAKTRHSVADKMNNLMARYRKVDEEFFEELEEILISADVGMQTVMDLVEKLKDEARKRNIKETAELKDVIIEVLADMLEKSDQETEMIMNHNGMTVILVVGVNGVGKTTTIGKLAHQFKQDGQNVVLAAGDTFRAGAIEQLEAWGERASVDVIKHQEGSDPAAVVYDAVQAAKSRGADVLICDTAGRLQNKVNLMKELEKVKRVITREVPDAPHEVLLVLDATTGQNALSQAKTFKEATDVSGIVLTKLDGTAKGGIVLAIRHELDLPVKFVGLGEGIDDLQHFDADSFVYGLFSDLFSEETEVEDTHE; encoded by the coding sequence ATGAGCTTTATAAAAAAATTAAAAGAGAAAATGACGTCACAGAAAAATAGTGTCACTGAAAAATTCAAAGGGGGGTTAGCCAAAACACGACATTCGGTAGCGGACAAAATGAACAATTTAATGGCCCGTTACCGGAAAGTGGATGAAGAATTCTTTGAAGAACTAGAAGAAATCTTGATTTCCGCGGATGTTGGCATGCAAACCGTGATGGATCTTGTTGAAAAACTTAAAGATGAAGCGAGGAAACGTAATATAAAAGAAACCGCTGAGTTAAAAGATGTAATCATTGAAGTGCTCGCCGATATGCTAGAAAAATCTGATCAGGAAACTGAAATGATAATGAATCACAATGGTATGACTGTCATTCTTGTTGTCGGCGTTAATGGTGTTGGTAAAACAACGACGATTGGCAAGCTCGCGCATCAATTTAAACAAGACGGCCAGAATGTGGTGCTCGCTGCTGGTGATACGTTTCGTGCCGGGGCCATTGAACAATTGGAGGCCTGGGGGGAACGTGCTAGCGTTGATGTGATCAAACATCAGGAGGGATCAGACCCAGCTGCTGTGGTTTATGATGCGGTTCAAGCCGCAAAGTCGCGTGGTGCTGATGTCTTGATTTGTGATACAGCCGGACGACTGCAGAACAAAGTCAATCTCATGAAAGAATTAGAAAAGGTTAAACGTGTGATTACAAGGGAAGTTCCAGATGCTCCCCATGAAGTGTTGCTTGTATTGGATGCAACAACGGGACAGAATGCCCTTAGTCAAGCGAAGACCTTTAAGGAAGCGACGGATGTCAGCGGCATTGTATTAACCAAACTTGATGGGACAGCTAAAGGCGGGATTGTTCTAGCAATTAGACATGAACTGGATCTGCCGGTCAAATTTGTGGGGTTAGGTGAAGGTATCGACGATCTGCAACATTTTGATGCCGATAGTTTTGTTTACGGTTTGTTTTCTGATTTGTTTAGTGAAGAGACAGAAGTCGAAGACACGCATGAATAA
- the ffh gene encoding signal recognition particle protein, with the protein MAFENLSDRLQATIKKIRGKGKVTEDDVKEMTREVRLALLEADVNFKVVKDFIKRVKERAVGQDVLDSLTPGQQVIKVVQEELTTLMGGEQNKLQFASKPPTVIMLAGLQGAGKTTTVGKLANYVRKEFNKNPLLVAADVYRPAAINQLQTLGKQLDMPVFSLGEDADPVQIAQQAVDKAKEDHHDVVFIDTAGRLHIDEELMDELSNIKDTVQPDETLLVVDAMTGQDAVNVAESFDSRLDLSGVMMTKLDGDTRGGAALSVKAVTGTPIKFAGLGEKLDAIEAFHPERMASRILGMGDVLSLIEKAEQNVDEQKAKEMEQKMRDQSFTFDDFLDQLGQVRNMGPLEDLLGMMPGANKMKGMKNLNVDESQLTSIEAIIQSMTREEKETPDVINASRKRRIAKGSGTSVQDVNKLLKQFKEMKKMMKQMMGTGKGKKKGKNPFNLPF; encoded by the coding sequence ATGGCATTTGAAAACTTATCTGACCGGCTTCAAGCAACGATAAAAAAGATACGCGGCAAAGGCAAGGTGACGGAAGACGACGTCAAAGAAATGACGCGTGAAGTCCGGCTCGCTTTACTCGAAGCCGATGTTAATTTTAAGGTTGTTAAAGACTTTATCAAACGGGTTAAAGAGCGGGCTGTCGGTCAAGATGTTCTTGATAGTTTAACACCGGGTCAACAAGTCATTAAAGTTGTTCAGGAAGAATTGACGACGTTGATGGGCGGTGAGCAGAATAAACTTCAGTTTGCTTCCAAACCACCGACAGTGATTATGTTAGCCGGTTTGCAAGGGGCCGGTAAGACAACCACTGTCGGGAAATTAGCGAACTATGTTCGAAAAGAATTTAACAAAAACCCGTTGCTTGTTGCTGCCGACGTCTACCGTCCAGCCGCCATCAACCAATTGCAAACCCTTGGCAAACAATTAGATATGCCGGTGTTCTCACTCGGCGAAGACGCTGATCCTGTACAGATTGCCCAACAAGCGGTTGATAAGGCCAAGGAAGATCACCATGATGTTGTGTTCATTGATACCGCAGGACGTCTTCATATCGATGAAGAGCTGATGGATGAATTATCAAATATCAAGGACACCGTTCAACCTGATGAAACATTATTGGTTGTTGATGCGATGACAGGGCAGGATGCGGTAAACGTCGCCGAAAGCTTTGATAGCCGCTTGGATTTATCAGGTGTAATGATGACTAAGTTGGACGGCGATACCCGTGGCGGGGCCGCTTTATCTGTAAAAGCTGTTACCGGGACACCGATTAAGTTTGCTGGTCTGGGTGAGAAACTTGATGCTATAGAGGCATTCCATCCTGAACGGATGGCATCGCGGATTCTTGGTATGGGAGACGTTCTATCCCTTATTGAAAAAGCTGAGCAGAATGTTGATGAACAAAAAGCCAAGGAAATGGAACAGAAAATGCGTGATCAAAGCTTTACGTTTGATGATTTCTTGGATCAGCTTGGCCAAGTTCGCAATATGGGTCCGCTTGAAGATTTACTTGGTATGATGCCGGGTGCCAACAAGATGAAAGGGATGAAAAACCTCAATGTTGATGAAAGTCAGTTAACCAGCATTGAGGCGATTATCCAATCGATGACAAGGGAAGAGAAAGAAACCCCGGATGTCATTAACGCTAGCCGTAAACGCCGGATTGCTAAGGGGAGCGGTACAAGCGTTCAAGATGTTAATAAATTGCTTAAGCAATTTAAAGAAATGAAGAAAATGATGAAACAAATGATGGGAACGGGGAAAGGCAAAAAGAAAGGCAAGAACCCGTTTAACCTCCCATTTTAG
- the rpsP gene encoding 30S ribosomal protein S16 has protein sequence MAVKIRLKRMGAKKRPFYRVVVADSKSPRDGRIIEQLGTYNPVVEPAEVNLDQDKALDWMLKGAKPSDTVRNLFSNEGLMEKLHNAKQKK, from the coding sequence ATGGCAGTAAAAATTCGTTTGAAACGCATGGGAGCTAAAAAACGCCCATTCTATCGTGTGGTTGTCGCTGATTCCAAATCACCACGTGACGGCCGCATCATTGAACAACTTGGCACATATAATCCAGTGGTTGAACCAGCCGAAGTTAATCTGGATCAAGACAAAGCTTTAGACTGGATGTTGAAAGGGGCTAAGCCTTCTGACACAGTCCGCAATTTGTTTTCCAATGAAGGCTTGATGGAAAAATTGCATAACGCCAAGCAAAAGAAGTAG